A segment of the Agromyces sp. H17E-10 genome:
CGCGAGCGGGCGTGATCAGTCGCGGGACGGGCGCACGACGAGCCCGATGAGCCAGCTGATGAGGCCGAGCACGAGCGCCCCGAGCACGCCCCACCAGAAGCTGTCGACCACGAGCCCGAAGCCCATGAGGTCGCTGATCCAGTCGACGATGAGCAGCAGCAGGCCGTTCACGATGAACGAGATGAGCCCGAGCGTGATCACGTAGATCGGGAAGGCGACGACCCGGATGAAGGTGCCCACGATCGCGTTGACGAGCCCGAAGATGAGGGCGACGAGCAGGTAGGTGAGCACGGTGGCGAGCTCGGTGTCGTCGTACGGCACCACGTTCACGCCCGAGACGATGAGCGTCGTCAGCCACAGCGCGAGGGCGATGACGATGACCTTGACGAGGAAGCGCATGCCTCCACTCTGTCAGACCCCGCGCGGCCGGCGAAGGGCTTGATCGGGCGAGGAGGCGAGACGGGCGAAGCGGTACGGTGGAACGCGTGACCGCACCGGAGCTTTCGCGCGCAGGGGTTCGCCTGCGCCCCGAGATCGCAGCCCTCCCCCCGTACCGCCAGGGCCGTCCGGCCCCGGCCGACGGCTTCAAGCTGTCGAGCAACGAGAACCCCTTCGATCCCCTGCCGTCGGTCGCGCAGGCGATCGCCGCGACCGGTGCGACGGTCAACCGATACCCCGATGCCACGGCGCTTGCCCTTCGTGAACGACTCGGCGAGCGATTCGGGGTGACCCCCGACGAGGTGCTCGTCGGCGCCGGATCGGTGGCCCTCCTCGCCGCCTTCATCCAGGCCGCCGCGGCGCCGGGCGACGAGGTCGTCTACTCGTGGCGGTCGTTCGAGGCGTACCCGGGCCTCGTCACGGTGTCGGGTGCGACGAGCGTGCCCGTGCCCAACCGCCCCGACCACGGCCACGACCTCGACGCGATGGCCGCCGCGATCAACGACCGCACCCGGGTCGCGATCGTCTGCTCCCCGAACAACCCGACGGGCGTCGTCGTCACGGCCGACGAGTTCGAGGCGTTCATGGCCAAGGTGCCCGCCGACCTGCTCGTGCTGCTCGACGAGGCGTACATCGAGTTCGTCGACCGCGGGGGCGACGCCGACGAGGCATCCGCATCGGTCGGTGAGGCCGTCGACGGGCGCACCCTGCTCGGCCGGTACCCGAACCTCGTCATCCTGCGCACGTTCTCGAAGGCCTACGGCCTGGCCGGTCTCCGCGTCGGATACGCGGTCGGCCCCACGCCGATCCTCGACGCGGCCCGCGCGACCGTGATCCCCCTGAGCGTGACCGCCGCCTCGTCGGCCGCGGCGATCGCGTCGCTCGAACCCGAGGCCGAGGCCGAACTGCTCGCCCGCGTCGGCGTGATCGCCGCGCGCCGCGACGGCGTTCGCGCCGCGCTCATCGCGCAGGGCTGGCCGATCCCGCAGGCGCAGGGCAACTTCGTGTGGCTGCCGACCGGCGACGCGACGACCGAGGTCGCCGAGCGCCTGTTCGACGCCGGGCTCGTGACCCGCGCGTTCGTCGGCGACGGCATCCGGGTCTCGATCGGCGAGGAGGAGTCTGTCGAAACCCTCCTCACGATTCTCAGCGAGCTTGTACCGACGTCACAAGAAGGGCACCGCGCCTAACGGGTACCGTGGAACGGTGGCAGCCCGCGAGAGAGATTTCACCGCGCCGACGGTCCAGCTCCTAACCCCCGAGGGCCGGTTGCAGCCGACCCCCGAGGCCGAGCCGTACCTGCCGCTCGTCGAGGCGCTCGACGACGCGACCCTGCAGCGGTTCTACCGCGACATGGCGGTCTCGCGCCGCCTCGACCTCACGGGCGCGAACCTGCAGCGGCAGGGCCAGCTCGCCCTGTGGGTGCCGAGCCACGGGCAGGAGGCCGCACAGGTCGGGTCGGCTCACGCCGCCCGCCCGCAGGACCACCTCTTCCCCTCGTACCGCGAGCACATCGTCGGCATGATCCGCGGGCTCGACCCCGTCGGCATCCTCGCGCTCCTGCGCGGCGTCACCCAGGGCGGCTGGAACCCCGAGGAGAGCGGCAACTTCCACCTCTACACGCTCGTGCTCGCCTCGCAGACGCTGCACGCGACGGGCTATGCGATGGGCCTGCAGTTCGACGGGGCGACCGCCACGGGCGACCCCGAGAGCGACGCGGCCGTGCTCGTCTACTACGGCGACGGCTCGACCTCGCAGGGCGACGCGAGCGAGGCGCTCGTCTTCGCCGCGAGCTACCAGACGCCCCAGGTCTTCTTCGTGCAGAACAACCAGTGGGCGATCTCGGTGCCCGTCGCCCGGCAGTCGCGCACTCCCCTGTCGCTGCGCGGCGCCGGGTTCGGCATGCCGAGCGTGCGCATCGACGGCAACGACGTGCTCGTGAGCTACGCGGTCACCCGCCAGTCGCTCGAAGAGGCACGCGCCGGTGAGGGCCCGAGCTTCATCGAGGCGCTCACGTACCGCATGGGCGCGCACACCACCGCCGACGACCCGACGAAGTACCGCACCGACGACGAGGTGGCGTACTGGGCCGAGCGCGACCCGATCATCCGCTACCGCACCTGGCTCGAGAGCCGGGGCGCCTCGGCCGCGTTCTTCGACGAGGTCGAGCAGGAGGCCGCCGACCTCTCGGCCGATGTGCGACGCCGCACGCTCGAGCTCGAGGCGCCGACGCGTGAGACGATCTTCGCCCACGTCTACAGCGAGCCGCACCCGCTCATGACCGAGCAGCTCGCGTGGCTCGACGCGTTCGAGACCTCGTTCGAAGGAGGCGAGGCGTGACCGGCATCGACGCCCGCCGACAGGCCCAGGAATCGGAGGTTCGCGTGAGCGAGACGACGGCTGCGGCATCCGACTCGGATGCCTCGACCGAGGCGGCAGCGCCCGCCGACGCCGTCCGCGGCGTGCACACCATGTCGATGGCGAAGGCGATCAACGCCGGTCTCGCCGACGCGCTGCGCGCGGACGAGAAGGTGCTGCTCATGGGCGAGGACATCGGCCCGCTCGGCGGCGTGTTCCGCGTCACCGAGGGGCTCTCGGCCGAGTTCGGCGACAAGCGCGTGGTCGACACCCCGCTCGCCGAGTCGGGCATCGTCGGCACCGCGATCGGCCTCGCGATGCGCGGCTACCGGCCCGTCTGCGAGATCCAGTTCGACGGCTTCATCTTCCCCGCGTTCGACCAGATCACGACGCAGCTGGCGCGCCAGACGCTGCGGCACGAGGGCCGGGTCTCGATGCCGATCGTCATCCGCGTGCCCTACGGCGGCCACATCGGCTCGATCGAGCACCACCAGGAGAGCCCCGAGGCGTACTTCGCGCACACGCCCGGTCTGCGCGTCGTGAGCCCGTCGAGCCCGCACGACGCCTACTGGATGATCCGCGAGTCGATCGAGTCGCGCGACCCCGTGCTGTTCCTCGAGCCGAAGAGCCGCTACTGGCCGAAGGGCCCCGTCGACCTCGACCACTCGGGCCTGCCGCTGCACGCGAGCCGCGTCGTGCGCCAGGGCACCGACGTCACGGTCGTCGGTCACGGCGCGATGGTCTCGACCCTCCTGCAGGCGGCCGATATCGCCGCCGAGGAGGGCACGAGCCTCGAGGTCGTCGACCTGCGCTCGCTCTCCCCCATCGACTACGGGCCCCTGCTCGACTCCGTGCACCGCACGGGCCGGCTCGTCGTCGCCCAGGAGGCGTACGGCAACGTGTCGGTCGGCTCCGAGGTCGCGGCGACCGTCGCCGAGCGGGCGTTCTACTCGCTCGAGGCGCCCGTGCTGCGGGTCTCGGGCTTCGACACGCCGTTCCCGCCCGCCGCGCTCGAGACCGAGTACCTCCCGAGCCCCGACCGGGTGCTCGAAGCCGTGGATCGCGCCCTGGCGTACTGACCCGCGGAACGTATGACGACACCGGCATGACTCGACTGCGAGGGTAAGACAGATGAGCGAGATCCGATTCCCCCTTCCCGACGTCGGCGAGGGCCTCACCGAGGCCGAGATCGTGCAGTGGCGCGTCGCGCCCGGCGACCGCATCTCGCTCGACCAGGTGTTCGTCGAGATCGAGACGGCCAAGTCGCTCGTCGAACTGCCGAGCGCGTTCGAGGGCGTCGTCTCCGAACTCCTCGTCGAGGAGGGCGCGACCGTCGACGTCGGCACCCCCATCCTCGTGATCAACACGGATGCCGCGGGCCAGGCGCCCGCCGCTGCGCCCGAGGCGGGCGCGACCGGCGTCGCGGACACCGCTCCCGCTGCCGCACCGGCCGCCCCGCCAGCCGCGTCCCCCGCCGAGGAGGGCGGCGGAGCCGTGCTCGTCGGCCACGGGTCGTCGGGTCCGACCGCGACGCGCCGCCGTCGGCATCCTGCCCCTGGCGGTGCGCACGAGAAGCTCGCCGCTCCCGTGCCGACTCCCCCGGCGCCCGCCCCCGCTGTCGCGGCACCCGCCACGTCGGCGGCTGCAGCGGCGCCCGCCGCAGCATCTGCCGCGCGGGTCGAGGCGCGGCCCGAGCCGCATGTGCCCGTGATCGCGAAGCCGCCGATCCGCAAGCTCGCGAAGGACCTCGGCGTCGACCTCTCGCGGGTCGCGCCGACCGGGCCGATCGGCGACATCACGCGTGACGACGTCATTCGCGAGGCGAGCCAGGCGAGTGTCTTCCGCAACATCCAGACGCCCGAGGCGCCGTCCGACCGCGAGACCCGCATCCCCGTGAAGGGCGTGCGCAAGGCGATCGCGAACGCGATGGTGCAGAGCGCCTACTCGGCCCCGCATGTGTCGGTCTTCGTCGACGTCGACGCCACCCGCACCATGGAGTACCTCAAGCGCCTCAAGGCCTCCCCCGACTATGCGGGCATCAAGATCTCGCCCCTGCTGATCATGGCAAAGGCGATGCTCTGGGCCGTGCGCCGCAACCCGACCGTCAACGCGCAGTGGACCGACGACGAGATCATCGTCAAGCACTACGTGAACCTCGGCATCGCCGCCGCGACGCCGCGCGGGCTCATCGTGCCGAACGTCAAGAACGCGCAGGACATGTCGATGGTCGAGCTCGCGACCGCGCTCGAGCAGCTGACGCTGACCGCCCGCGAGGGCAAGACGCAGCCGGCCGAGATGCAGGGCGGCACGATCACGATCACGAACATCGGCGTGTTCGGCATGGACACCGGCACCCCGATCCTGAACCCGGGCGAGGTCGGCATCGTGGCGCTCGGCACGATCAAGCAGAAGCCGTGGGTCGTCGACGGCGAGGTGCGCCCGCGCTTCGTGACGACGATCGGCGGGTCGTTCGACCACCGGGTCGTCGACGGTGATGTGGTGTCGCGGTTCGTCGCCGACGTCGCCTCGATCATCGAGGAGCCGGCGCTCCTGCTCGAGTAGGGCCGCTACAGGCGGAGCTGGTAGGTGATCTCGTCGGCCTCGCGCCCGGCTTCGGCGAAGCCGACGCGCTCGAGGGTACGACGGGCGGGCAGGTTCGAGATCTCGGCGCCTGCACGCAGGACTCGGGCCCCGACCGACCGCGCGAGCTCGACGGCGGCCTCGACGGTCTGCTGCGCGAGGCCCTGGCCGCGGACCGCCGGCACGAGGCCGAATACGAAGTCGATGGCGCCGTCGGCGTCGGGCGGGCCGAACAGGTTCACTCCCCCGATCGCCGGGCCGTCTTCGCCGCGATGCACGAGGTAGGGGCCGAACGGCGCGGGGTCGCCGTTCTCGCGGGCCGCGCGCACGTAGTCGGCGAGCAGTTCGGGCTCGTCGGTGAAGGCGTACCCGCCCTCCCACCCGTCGTGCGGGTCGACGGTGCCGGCGAGCACGCGCTCTGCGTCGGCGACGGTGAACGGAAGCAGGGTGAGCGGGGGCGTCGTCGTCGGGTGCACGTACTTCACTCTCCCATGAGCCGCCGACAGACGCCACGGATTGTCCACAAGTGACGATGCCGCATCGTCGAACGCGGGTCGCGCGACATCGGCCCGTGCAGCCGGGGCCGGGCCAGCCGCTCGTGGTTTTGACAATCATTATCAATAACGCGTAGGGTCGGACCATGAGCCCACTCCCCCGACCCCGCCGATCGTCAGCCGCTGCCGCCGTCATGGTGGCCGCCACCGGGGCGCTCGTGCTCGCCGGTTGCGCCGGCCCCGGGGCATCCGGTTCGAGTGCCGACGAGCCGCAGATCGTCGCGACCACGACCCAGGTTGGCGACTTCACGCGCGAGCTCGTGGGCGACGAGGTGGCCGTGACCCAGTTGCTCTCCCCCGGGCAGAGTGCGCACGGATTCGATCCCTCGGCGGCGCAGCTGCTCGCCCTCAGCGATGCCGACGCGCTCGTCGTCAACGGCGCGGGTCTCGAGAGCTGGCTCGACGATGCGATCGCAGCCTCGGGGTTCGACGGCGTGCTCGTCGACGCGAGCACCGGCATCGAGCTGTTCGGCACCGACGACCACGATCACGGCGACCACGCCGACGAGGCGGAGGACTCGGGCGACGGCCACGAGCACGAGCACGAGGGCGAGTCCGAGGCTGCCCACGACGACCACGCCCACGGTGAGGGCA
Coding sequences within it:
- a CDS encoding phage holin family protein, which gives rise to MRFLVKVIVIALALWLTTLIVSGVNVVPYDDTELATVLTYLLVALIFGLVNAIVGTFIRVVAFPIYVITLGLISFIVNGLLLLIVDWISDLMGFGLVVDSFWWGVLGALVLGLISWLIGLVVRPSRD
- a CDS encoding histidinol-phosphate transaminase; translated protein: MTAPELSRAGVRLRPEIAALPPYRQGRPAPADGFKLSSNENPFDPLPSVAQAIAATGATVNRYPDATALALRERLGERFGVTPDEVLVGAGSVALLAAFIQAAAAPGDEVVYSWRSFEAYPGLVTVSGATSVPVPNRPDHGHDLDAMAAAINDRTRVAIVCSPNNPTGVVVTADEFEAFMAKVPADLLVLLDEAYIEFVDRGGDADEASASVGEAVDGRTLLGRYPNLVILRTFSKAYGLAGLRVGYAVGPTPILDAARATVIPLSVTAASSAAAIASLEPEAEAELLARVGVIAARRDGVRAALIAQGWPIPQAQGNFVWLPTGDATTEVAERLFDAGLVTRAFVGDGIRVSIGEEESVETLLTILSELVPTSQEGHRA
- a CDS encoding thiamine pyrophosphate-dependent dehydrogenase E1 component subunit alpha, whose protein sequence is MAARERDFTAPTVQLLTPEGRLQPTPEAEPYLPLVEALDDATLQRFYRDMAVSRRLDLTGANLQRQGQLALWVPSHGQEAAQVGSAHAARPQDHLFPSYREHIVGMIRGLDPVGILALLRGVTQGGWNPEESGNFHLYTLVLASQTLHATGYAMGLQFDGATATGDPESDAAVLVYYGDGSTSQGDASEALVFAASYQTPQVFFVQNNQWAISVPVARQSRTPLSLRGAGFGMPSVRIDGNDVLVSYAVTRQSLEEARAGEGPSFIEALTYRMGAHTTADDPTKYRTDDEVAYWAERDPIIRYRTWLESRGASAAFFDEVEQEAADLSADVRRRTLELEAPTRETIFAHVYSEPHPLMTEQLAWLDAFETSFEGGEA
- a CDS encoding alpha-ketoacid dehydrogenase subunit beta translates to MSMAKAINAGLADALRADEKVLLMGEDIGPLGGVFRVTEGLSAEFGDKRVVDTPLAESGIVGTAIGLAMRGYRPVCEIQFDGFIFPAFDQITTQLARQTLRHEGRVSMPIVIRVPYGGHIGSIEHHQESPEAYFAHTPGLRVVSPSSPHDAYWMIRESIESRDPVLFLEPKSRYWPKGPVDLDHSGLPLHASRVVRQGTDVTVVGHGAMVSTLLQAADIAAEEGTSLEVVDLRSLSPIDYGPLLDSVHRTGRLVVAQEAYGNVSVGSEVAATVAERAFYSLEAPVLRVSGFDTPFPPAALETEYLPSPDRVLEAVDRALAY
- a CDS encoding dihydrolipoamide acetyltransferase family protein translates to MSEIRFPLPDVGEGLTEAEIVQWRVAPGDRISLDQVFVEIETAKSLVELPSAFEGVVSELLVEEGATVDVGTPILVINTDAAGQAPAAAPEAGATGVADTAPAAAPAAPPAASPAEEGGGAVLVGHGSSGPTATRRRRHPAPGGAHEKLAAPVPTPPAPAPAVAAPATSAAAAAPAAASAARVEARPEPHVPVIAKPPIRKLAKDLGVDLSRVAPTGPIGDITRDDVIREASQASVFRNIQTPEAPSDRETRIPVKGVRKAIANAMVQSAYSAPHVSVFVDVDATRTMEYLKRLKASPDYAGIKISPLLIMAKAMLWAVRRNPTVNAQWTDDEIIVKHYVNLGIAAATPRGLIVPNVKNAQDMSMVELATALEQLTLTAREGKTQPAEMQGGTITITNIGVFGMDTGTPILNPGEVGIVALGTIKQKPWVVDGEVRPRFVTTIGGSFDHRVVDGDVVSRFVADVASIIEEPALLLE
- a CDS encoding GNAT family N-acetyltransferase, producing MHPTTTPPLTLLPFTVADAERVLAGTVDPHDGWEGGYAFTDEPELLADYVRAARENGDPAPFGPYLVHRGEDGPAIGGVNLFGPPDADGAIDFVFGLVPAVRGQGLAQQTVEAAVELARSVGARVLRAGAEISNLPARRTLERVGFAEAGREADEITYQLRL